In one Rhopalosiphum padi isolate XX-2018 chromosome 3, ASM2088224v1, whole genome shotgun sequence genomic region, the following are encoded:
- the LOC132927401 gene encoding enkurin-like gives MSKEVQENIKYLIKRPKTPEIKPLMHRSVFNNSIKRDYMSNRGCHQTMGYAEVKLNHPSKFLKKHTRIVKRPFVDSLKPVLPNEKCSQRCSRSPNFQRKTNKIQRNFLHKNIIDVIRKVPPLPRHRVQDSRNGHTMVLDEAGLEPTYVSKKNFGKTPSYIKKIIKEKEMEKLAEVDRVLAIKPPLRYLPEEERKQLLKGLKSNWDELYTEFLLLPMVTDSVPKVNRKSRIENELNNLEIDIDLLERYPSLYVCDN, from the exons ATGAGCAAGGAGGTTCaggaaaatattaagtatttgatTAAAAGACCAAAAACACCAGAGATCAAACCTTTGATGCACCGTTCAGTTTTCAACAATTCGATTAAAAGGGATTACATGTCAAATAGGGGCTGTCACCAAACAATGGGTTATGCTGAAGTCAAGCTCAATCATCCGtcgaagtttttaaaaaaacataccaGAATAGTGAAAAGACCATTTgtcg ATTCCTTAAAACCAGTGCTACCCAATGAAAAATGTAGTCAACGATGTAGTAGATCGCCCAATTTTCAAAGGAAAACCAATAAAATTCAAAGAAATTTCCTgcataaaaacataattgacGTCATAAGAAAGGTGCCGCCATTGCCAAGGCATCGGGTACAGGACAGTCGGAATGGGCACACAATGGTTCTAGATGAAGCGGGCCTAGAGCCCACGTATGTATCCAAGAAG AATTTTGGAAAAACACCTTcgtatattaagaaaataattaaggaAAAGGAAATGGAAAAACTAGCTGAGGTCGACCGTGTACTGGCGATCAAGCCACCGTTGCGCTATTTACCAGAAGAAGAGCGTAAACAGTTATTGAAA GGATTGAAGTCCAATTGGGATGAATTGTACacagaatttttattattacctatggtCACCGACTCAGTACCAAAAGTTAATCGAAAATCCCGGATTGAGAATgaactaaataatttagaaatagaCATCGACCTATTGGAACGGTACCCATCACTATACGTGTGTGATAACTAG